The following are encoded in a window of Manihot esculenta cultivar AM560-2 chromosome 8, M.esculenta_v8, whole genome shotgun sequence genomic DNA:
- the LOC110621514 gene encoding uncharacterized protein LOC110621514: MRGRGRGSSSRGRGEHGRGSVHTNESENINQDLVQHTALIPRPDQGERSTQGVASSTLASVHTSATASAPIGLPPIPSMATFASASASDSCGPTGYRPYISLVNSIMQPSDPIARWITLIFKEKLVADGFCWKNVPEEVKEFYWQEFKKQFLWEEAIEQLMKIAWRKKAAERYRSLMCSVRNGKEKRLSLTEGVMDAWKSAWGANEYKEKCKKFSNNRKSEIGGQGAGPSRHCGGSISQYRHQQQMRERLGRDPLPHELFETTHKKKGTSEFVDARSKAIHASVFFPNKTSASTSFTSAQQNQDLQDEMTDLRCKIQEREDNEQVLCEQNVRITSELSQVKDLLMQLVSQRQGSQPSAPGEGTSAQPPDQADEANDEDEDEDENTTYL; this comes from the exons ATGAGAGGACGAGGACGTGGATCTTCATCACGGGGTCGAGGAGAACATGGCAGGGGTAGTGTCCACACAAATGAATCAGAAAATATCAATCAAGATTTGGTACAGCACACTGCTTTGATTCCTAGACCAGACCAGGGTGAGAGATCCACACAGGGTGTTGCATCATCCACTCTTGCTTCAGTGCATACATCTGCTACTGCCTCAGCTCCCATAGGTTTGCCACCTATTCCATCGATGGCTACATTTGCATCTGCATCTGCGTCTGATAGTTGCGGACCCACAGGATACAGACCATATATTTCCTTAGTAAACTCAAT CATGCAGCCTTCGGATCCGATTGCTAGGTGGATTACCTTGATCTTCAAGGAAAAGTTAGTAGCAGATGGCTTTTGTTGGAAAAATGTACCAGAAGAGGTTAAAGAATTCTATTGGCAAGAATTTAAG AAACAGTTCTTATGGGAGGAGGCAATAGAGCAGCTTATGAAGATAGCTTGGAGGAAGAAAGCTGCCGAGCGGTATCGTAGCCTTATGTGCAGCGTAAGGAATGGGAAGGAGAAGAGGCTATCACTGACAGAAGGAGTAATGGATGCATGGAAATCCGCTTGGGGAGCAAATGAGTATAAAGAGAAAtgcaaaaaattctcaaataacAGAAAGAGTGAAATAGGTGGGCAAGGCGCTGGCCCATCAAGacattgtggaggatccatatcTCAGTATAGGCATCAACAACAGATG CGCGAAAGACTAGGTAGAGATCCTCTACCTCATGAGTTATTTGAGACTACTCATAAGAAGAAGGGTACCTCAGAGTTTGTTGATGCACGCTCAAAGGCCATTCat GCTTCAGTTTTCTTCCCAAACAAGACTTCTGCTAGTACATCCTTCACATCAGCTCAGCAAAATCAGGATCTTCAAGATGAAATGACTGATCTCAGATGCAAGATACAGGAGcgtgaggataatgaacaagtaTTGTGTGAGCAAAATGTGCGGATTACCTCTGAGCTCTCACAGGTGAAGGATTTACTTATGCAGCTTGTGAGTCAAAGGCAAGGCAGCCAGCCTTCAGCTCCCGGTGAGGGAACTTCTGCACAGCCTCCTGATCAAGCAGATGAAGCTAATGATGAGGACGAGGACGAGGACGAGAACACTACATATTTatag